The sequence CTCGATCCTGCCATGCCGACGTATGCGGGGGGTCTGGGTGTGTTGGCTGGAGATGCAATTCGATCGGCGGCCGATCTTCAGATTCCTATGGTAGCGGTCACGCTCCTGCATCGACGTGGATATTTTTATCAACGGTTGGACGAACAAGGCCGGCAGCGTGAAGAGCCGGTGGCCTGGCCGATCAATGATTTCTGCAATCCTGTGAGCCAACGCGTTACGGTCGAACTCGAGGATCGCATGGTTCATGTGGGGGCTTGGCAATACCGCGTGAAGGGTGAGTTGGGTGATGAGGTGCCTGTCTATCTGCTCGACACGGATCTCCCCGAGAATCAGCCATGGGACAGGACGCTCACAGATAGGCTCTATGGCGGAGATGAGTATTATCGACTTTGCCAGGAGCTGGTGCTGGGAGTGGGTGGATATCGCATGCTGCGGGTGCTCGGCTACGGGCACCTCCGCCGGTTCCATATGAATGAAGGGCACGCGGCACTGCTGGTGCTCGCCTTGCTGGAAGAAAAGCTGGCGTTTCGGTCCCATGAAGAGGGGGTCCCTGCCGATCTCATCGATGCCGTTCGCGAACAATGTGTATTTACGACTCATACGCCGGTGCCGGCGGGGCATGATCAATTTCTCCCGGACCTTGCTCATCGGGTGCTCGGCGACCGGCGCTGTGCGTGGCTCAAAGCCTGTGGACAGGACCATAGCTTGAACATGACGCAACTTGCGTTGGGTGGCTCACGGTTCGTGAATGGGGTCGCCATGAAACACGGTGAGGTATCGCACAGCCTCTTTCCCGGTTATCCGATTCACTCGATTACCAACGGTGTTCATGCGGTGACGTGGGCGGCTCCCGCCTTTCAATCGCTCTATGACCGGCGCTTGCCTGATTGGCGGCGGGATCAACTCTCGCTTCGATACGCGATCAGCGTCCCGACGCAGGAGATTTGGGCTGCACATACGGAGGCGAAGCGGACCCTCGTCGAGTATGTGAACCGCGAGACGAATGCCGGGTTCGACCGTGATGTGTTGACGATCGGATTTGCCAGGCGGGCAGCGGCTTACAAGCGGGGAACCCTGATTTTTCACGACATCGATCGGTTGGCCAAGATTGTCGAACAAGTCGGACCAGTTCAAATCGTCTTCGGCGGCAAGGCGCATCCACGTGACCAGGAGGGAAAGAATATCATTCATCGAATTCATGAACTCCGTGATGCCTTGCGGGGTAGGGTTCGGGTCGCCTATCTCGCGAATTACGATATGGCGCTCGCCAAGTTGCTCTGCGCGGGTGTGGATGTGTGGCTCAATACGCCGCTTCCTCCGATGGAGGCCTCAGGAACCAGCGGCATGAAGGCGGCGGTCAATGGAGTCCCAAGTCTGAGCGTACTCGACGGGTGGTGGGTCGAGGGACATGTTGAGGATGTCACCGGCTGGTCCATCGGGGATCGAATCGAAGGCTGTCTCGAGCCAGGCGGGCACATGGATGCCTGCCATGCCACGGCGTTGTATGACACGCTGGAGCAAAAAGTCTTACCCTGCTACTACAAGGATCGTGAAGGCTTCATCGAGATTATGCGGCATGCGATTGCCTTGAACGGCGGATTCTTCAATACCCAGAGAATGATGACTCAATATCTCCACAATGCCTACCGACTGGTCGGGGAGTATGTTCGACATGAGTGACGGTACGGCCTGATCGGAAGTCTGAAGATGGAACCGTCATGACAGATTCCATTTCAGCTTCCATCGACGGCACGATCTTGGTGATCAATGGAGGATCATCGACGCTCAAGTTTGCGCTCTTTCGCGTCGGGACGGCTCCCGTTCGTGAGCTGGCAGGGTCGATCGATCGCATCGGATCACCGGAGGCATCATTGAGATGGACGCCTGAGGGAGCCGGCACCATCGGGCCTCGGTCGGTAGAGGCTCCGAACCATGCGGCCTGCATCGAGCCCCTGCTCAGCTGTCTCACGGACCGGTTGACTCACCGTCCACTGGTCGCAATCGGGCATCGAGTCGTGCACGGTGGCCCGCGCTATCGTGCCCCTCAACTGCTGACACCGACTGTGAAAGGCGAGTTGCAACGGTTAAGCGCCTATGATCCTGAACATCTCCCAGGTGAGATCGAACTCATCAAGGGGTTGGCGCGACGGTATCCTCACCTTCCGCAGGTCGCTTGCTTCGACACCACCTTTCACCGTGATATGCCGACCGTGGCTCGTCTTCTGGCGATTCCACGACGGTATGAACAGCTGGGCCTTCAACGATACGGATTTCATGGCCTGTCCTATGCCTTTCTCATGAGAGAACTAAGGCGGGTCGGTACTTCAGACGAGGTGAAGGGTCGCGTCATTCTGGCCCATCTTGGCAATGGCGCGAGCATGGCGGCGGTCAACAATGGGAGAGCTCTCGACACGACCATGGGTTTTACGCCGACCTCCGGCCTGCCGATGAGCCGCCGCTCGGGGGATCTCGATCCGGGACTTGTCTCTTATCTAGCTCGGACGGAAGGCATGAGCGTGGACTGGTTCCATCGGATGGTCAACACCGAGTCGGGCTTGCTCGGGGTCTCGGAGACCAGCTCCGATATGCGCGATCTACTCAAGGAGGAACGGAACGATGTGAGAGCAGCCGAAGCGGTCGCGCTGTTCTGTTATCATGCAAAGAAAGCGATCGGTTCGTTGGCTGCGGCCTTAGGCGGATTGGATACACTCGTATTCAGCGCGGGTATCGGAGAGCACTCGCCGATCGTACGAGCGCGGATCTGTGAAGGATTAGAATTTCTCGGTATCATCATCGATCCCATGCGCAACGAGGCAGGCGAGGCCGTAATTTCCAGGGAAAGTGGCGGGGTGATCGTGCGGGTCATTCATACGGATGAAGAAAGTGAAATCGCCCGGTCTGTTGTGGAGATGATAGAAGCCAAGTCGTGACGAAGCACTACGAGGAGACTATGCAACGCACCAAGCCGAAGACGTTGAGCCAGGACCAACTGAAGAAATTGGACGCCTATTGGCGGGCAGCGAACTATCTGTCTGTCGGTCAGATCTATCTCTACGAGAATCCGTTACTGAAGAAGCCGCTCACGAGAGCTCATATCAAGCCGCGCTTGCTGGGCCATTGGGGAACCACACCGGGATTGAATTTCATCTATGTCCATCTGAACCGTATCATCACGAAACACGACCTCAACATGATCTATATCGCCGGGCCTGGCCACGGCGGTCCCGGGCTCGTCGCGAACGCCTATCTCGAAG is a genomic window of Candidatus Nitrospira kreftii containing:
- a CDS encoding Alpha-glucan phosphorylase, producing the protein MTDGAIGEMVGGRSPLVAYFSMEIGLDPAMPTYAGGLGVLAGDAIRSAADLQIPMVAVTLLHRRGYFYQRLDEQGRQREEPVAWPINDFCNPVSQRVTVELEDRMVHVGAWQYRVKGELGDEVPVYLLDTDLPENQPWDRTLTDRLYGGDEYYRLCQELVLGVGGYRMLRVLGYGHLRRFHMNEGHAALLVLALLEEKLAFRSHEEGVPADLIDAVREQCVFTTHTPVPAGHDQFLPDLAHRVLGDRRCAWLKACGQDHSLNMTQLALGGSRFVNGVAMKHGEVSHSLFPGYPIHSITNGVHAVTWAAPAFQSLYDRRLPDWRRDQLSLRYAISVPTQEIWAAHTEAKRTLVEYVNRETNAGFDRDVLTIGFARRAAAYKRGTLIFHDIDRLAKIVEQVGPVQIVFGGKAHPRDQEGKNIIHRIHELRDALRGRVRVAYLANYDMALAKLLCAGVDVWLNTPLPPMEASGTSGMKAAVNGVPSLSVLDGWWVEGHVEDVTGWSIGDRIEGCLEPGGHMDACHATALYDTLEQKVLPCYYKDREGFIEIMRHAIALNGGFFNTQRMMTQYLHNAYRLVGEYVRHE
- a CDS encoding Acetate kinase; translation: MTDSISASIDGTILVINGGSSTLKFALFRVGTAPVRELAGSIDRIGSPEASLRWTPEGAGTIGPRSVEAPNHAACIEPLLSCLTDRLTHRPLVAIGHRVVHGGPRYRAPQLLTPTVKGELQRLSAYDPEHLPGEIELIKGLARRYPHLPQVACFDTTFHRDMPTVARLLAIPRRYEQLGLQRYGFHGLSYAFLMRELRRVGTSDEVKGRVILAHLGNGASMAAVNNGRALDTTMGFTPTSGLPMSRRSGDLDPGLVSYLARTEGMSVDWFHRMVNTESGLLGVSETSSDMRDLLKEERNDVRAAEAVALFCYHAKKAIGSLAAALGGLDTLVFSAGIGEHSPIVRARICEGLEFLGIIIDPMRNEAGEAVISRESGGVIVRVIHTDEESEIARSVVEMIEAKS